Proteins encoded by one window of Rariglobus hedericola:
- a CDS encoding ABC transporter ATP-binding protein, whose product MNGVSAEIICRDLGFGYGKTRVLEHFDARFAPGLTLVKGFSGCGKSTLLKLIAGYLAPTSGTLAIPGGGRPDSAFQRHSLGFVFQQLNLLPLASLRRNLELVGTLAGLSRTDVHARTDKYLALLGLDAFADRLPSTLSGGQQQRAAIARALIKEPTVLLLDEPTSGLDDLNCRVIMKLLGSHLPPACVCLVATHDQRLSDLPHEGLDFNRFLPVERHLVALA is encoded by the coding sequence ATGAACGGAGTATCTGCTGAGATTATCTGTCGTGACCTTGGCTTTGGCTATGGGAAGACGCGCGTGCTGGAACATTTTGATGCCCGTTTTGCTCCCGGTCTTACCTTGGTCAAAGGGTTCTCGGGTTGCGGGAAAAGCACGTTGCTCAAGCTCATCGCCGGCTACCTCGCGCCCACCTCAGGCACGTTGGCCATCCCCGGCGGCGGCCGGCCCGACTCCGCGTTTCAACGCCATTCGCTCGGCTTCGTTTTTCAGCAACTCAACCTCCTCCCGCTCGCCAGCCTGCGCCGCAATCTGGAACTCGTCGGCACCCTCGCCGGCCTGTCCCGCACCGACGTGCACGCACGCACCGACAAATACCTGGCCTTGCTCGGGCTCGACGCTTTCGCCGACCGGCTGCCCTCCACGCTATCCGGCGGACAACAACAACGCGCCGCCATCGCCCGCGCCCTCATCAAAGAACCCACCGTCCTCCTGCTCGACGAACCTACCTCCGGCCTCGATGACCTCAACTGCCGCGTCATCATGAAACTTCTCGGCAGCCACCTCCCGCCCGCCTGCGTGTGCCTCGTCGCCACGCACGATCAACGTCTCTCCGACCTCCCACATGAAGGCCTGGACTTTAATCGCTTTCTACCTGTCGAAAGACATCTGGTCGCGCTGGCTTGA